From Eremothecium sinecaudum strain ATCC 58844 chromosome V, complete sequence, a single genomic window includes:
- a CDS encoding HEL090Wp (Syntenic homolog of Ashbya gossypii ABR208W; Syntenic homolog of Ashbya gossypii NOHBY217; No homolog in Saccharomyces cerevisiae; Syntenic homolog of Kluyveromyces lactis KLLA0A05302g): MGRIIEPPLQKKNVSAKLQTKMQELMRSVAEKRRQAEAKERNTILAKNCILDLIRLRYNFQAILDCTGVDKGFLTELYKSLNFPINVKTASISPSFHSPSDIALADCNSAQEFNHTNNNHQNDTSSCYSDSKTPRWLNNLVIDLTSSDSEAECSSDNRIELRCPDSISDFYNGTSSTDIASDVQEDTSRGDDTAKNILSEISHVLVKSKIELNRIKTLYKLKNSTVPSHLYPQLLRQKNQFISHVNSVFHELGILVQDNETESSVRRPSKRLRNADETANDELPASKFQVRNSNVTTNKTVITPRTSTPTIMEDNGSDITNMNLDRRETLAQRTPSSSSISTISADFEPSESGIPSSSISRSRNDLTNKLESSQESMYEKAIITKDSKAKVFTQYQSLRPFESNTDPKTTSEEVICPKEILEGSCQDSKCPFTHIS; the protein is encoded by the coding sequence ATGGGAAGAATTATTGAGCCTCCATTGCAGAAGAAAAATGTCTCCGCTAAGCTACAAACAAAGATGCAAGAGCTTATGCGATCAGTAGCTGAGAAAAGGCGACAAGCAGAAGCCAAGGAAAGAAATACTATACTGGCAAAGAACTGTATATTAGACCTGATAAGGCTGAGATATAACTTCCAAGCTATACTTGACTGTACTGGTGTTGATAAAGGCTTTCTAACGGAATTGTATAAGTCGTTAAATTTTCCAATAAACGTTAAGACGGCTTCCATTTCACCATCATTCCATTCACCATCGGATATAGCATTGGCAGATTGTAACTCAGCTCAAGAGTTTAATCATACCAATAATAACCATCAAAACGATACTTCGAGCTGCTATAGTGATTCCAAGACACCAAGATGGCTCAACAATCTGGTAATTGATTTAACAAGCAGCGACTCGGAGGCTGAGTGCTCGTCTGATAACAGAATTGAGTTAAGATGCCCAGACTCTATTAGTGACTTTTACAATGGTACTAGCAGTACCGATATTGCTTCTGATGTGCAGGAGGACACGAGCAGAGGAGACGACACAGCGAAGAACATTTTATCGGAAATCTCACATGTTTTAGTGAAATCCAAAATTGAGCTAAACCGCATAAAGACTCTGTACAAGCTTAAAAACTCGACAGTGCCGTCACATCTTTATCCCCAGCTTTTGAGGCAGAAAAATCAGTTTATTTCGCATGTTAACTCAGTATTTCATGAGCTTGGTATCCTTGTGCAAGATAATGAGACCGAGTCATCAGTTAGACGTCCTTCAAAGCGTCTCAGAAATGCTGATGAAACTGCAAATGATGAACTCCCCGCTAGTAAATTTCAAGTACGAAATTCAAATGTTACTACCAATAAAACAGTTATAACCCCAAGAACAAGCACTCCAACTATCATGGAAGACAATGGTTCCGACATTACTAACATGAACTTGGACAGAAGAGAAACTTTAGCTCAGAGAACTCCTTCGAGTTCCTCTATATCAACTATTTCTGCAGACTTCGAACCGAGTGAGAGTGGCATCCCAAGCAGTAGCATATCACGCTCTAGAAACGATTTAACAAATAAACTTGAATCAAGCCAAGAGAGTATGTATGAAAAAGCGATTATTACTAAAGATAGTAAAGCAAAGGTATTTACGCAGTATCAATCATTGAGACCCTTTGAAAGCAATACTGATCCTAAAACTACGAGTGAAGAAGTGATATGCCCAAAAGAGATTCTGGAGGGAAGTTGTCAGGATTCAAAATGCCCATTTACACATATATCATGA